A window of the Acidobacteriota bacterium genome harbors these coding sequences:
- the rsmD gene encoding 16S rRNA (guanine(966)-N(2))-methyltransferase RsmD has translation MVRVIAGKFKHQRLTTLRGPETRPTSDKLKETLFNLIREEVEESVFLDCFSGSGSVGIEALSRGARDVTLIECAPRAVRVIGRNLNSLSLDKTDQVKLLTQPVQVSLRILQRRKCKFGIVFIDPPYDAVQHYPRTLEQIHRCQILAPGACLILEHSKWLTLQPRYHDLSRVRQVRHGDSQLSLYRGT, from the coding sequence ATGGTTCGGGTCATCGCCGGCAAGTTCAAGCACCAGCGCCTGACCACCCTGCGAGGTCCGGAGACCCGGCCGACTTCCGACAAGTTGAAGGAGACCCTGTTCAACCTGATCCGAGAGGAGGTGGAGGAGTCCGTCTTCCTGGACTGCTTTTCCGGCAGCGGCAGTGTCGGTATCGAGGCATTGAGCCGAGGAGCCCGGGACGTCACCTTGATCGAGTGCGCGCCTCGGGCGGTGCGGGTGATCGGGCGCAACCTGAATTCCCTCTCCCTGGACAAGACCGACCAGGTCAAGCTGCTGACTCAGCCGGTCCAGGTTTCCCTTCGAATCCTGCAGCGTCGAAAGTGCAAGTTTGGTATAGTCTTCATCGATCCGCCCTACGACGCCGTGCAACACTATCCCCGGACCCTGGAACAGATTCATCGCTGCCAAATTCTCGCTCCTGGTGCCTGTCTCATCCTCGAGCATTCCAAGTGGTTGACCTTGCAGCCCCGATACCACGATTTGAGCCGAGTGCGCCAGGTCCGGCACGGGGACAGCCAACTCAGCCTCTACCGTGGGACTTGA